The proteins below are encoded in one region of Cygnus olor isolate bCygOlo1 chromosome 19, bCygOlo1.pri.v2, whole genome shotgun sequence:
- the DOLK gene encoding dolichol kinase: MLNKPVLVESLIVFTIVLCVHAVVWDRYSWCSVALAIQAFYVQFKWDRLLQLGGAVFQFRTAANSGLLPASMVIPLLGIAMKERCKAAGIVYFERFGIVVASTGMLVALFLSVIAVGITKPVPSNTCILTGVAGSIIIYTMKHSLTVSEVIEVLEVLLIFVYLSMILLYLLPRCFTPGEALLVLGGISFVLNQLIKRSLNVVEGRGEPIDFFLLVAVIGVILLGLFFTVLFIFMDSGTWISSMFFHMMTAVLGLGVIMPWLYRLIQKNPLFWLLQFLFQTQTRVYLLVYWTFLAASACGIVFYQNAKRSSESKKHQASTITRKYFHFIVVATYVPGLIYDHQLLYVAAVLCLAVFIFLEYIRYFRIKPFGQTLRHLLSLFLDERDSGPLILTHIYLLLGMSLPVWLFPRSCAPKGSLSGAGALVPYAGVLAVGVGDTIASVFGSTMGEIKWPGTKKTFEGTMTAIFAQIIAVALILIFDSNVNLNSSYAWILASVSLVSLLEAYTTQIDNLLLPLYLQIMFMA, from the coding sequence ATGTTAAACAAGCCTGTGCTGGTGGAATCGCTGATCGTGTTCACCATCGTGCTGTGCGTGCACGCGGTGGTGTGGGACCGCTACTCCTGGTGCTCTGTAGCTCTTGCCATCCAGGCTTTTTATGTCCAGTTCAAATGGGACCGGCTGCTGCAACTGGGGGGGGCCGTCTTCCAGTTCCGCACAGCAGCGAACAGCGGCCTCCTGCCAGCTAGCATGGTCATCCCCTTGTTGGGGATAGCGATGAAGGAGAGGTGCAAGGCTGCTGGCATTGTGTACTTTGAACGTTTTGGCATAGTCGTAGCTTCCACTGGCATGTTGGTTGCTCTCTTTTTGTCTGTAATAGCGGTTGGCATCACAAAACCCGTGCCCTCCAACACTTGCATACTCACTGGTGTTGCTGGCAGTATAATTATCTATACCATGAAGCACTCTTTGACTGTTTCAGAAGTGATAGAGGTCCTAGAGGTGCTGCTAATTTTTGTCTACCTCAGCATGATCTTGCTTTACTTGTTGCCTCGATGTTTTACCCCTGGAGAAGCATTGCTAGTGCTTGGAGGTATAAGTTTTGTTCTCAATCAGCTCATCAAACGCTCGCTGAATGTCGTTGAGGGCAGAGGTGAGCCCATAGACTTTTTCCTTCTGGTGGCAGTTATCGGAGTTATTCTTCTTGGGCTTTTCTTCActgttctcttcattttcatggaTTCGGGTACGTGGATCTCCTCCATGTTTTTCCACATGATGACAGCAGTGCTAGGCTTAGGGGTCATCATGCCTTGGCTTTACCGACTGATCCAGAAGAACCCTTTGTTCTGGCTACtccagtttttatttcagacacAGACAAGAGTTTACCTTCTTGTATATTGGACCTTTTTGGCTGCTTCAGCGTGTGGCATAGTTTTCTACCAGAACGCTAAGAGATCATCTGAATCTAAAAAGCACCAGGCCTCAACTATAAccaggaaatatttccatttcattgttGTAGCTACTTATGTTCCCGGACTGATTTACGACCACCAGCTTCTCTATGTTGCTGCAGTCCTGTGTCTGGCAGTGTTCATATTCCTAGAATATATCCGGTACTTCAGGATCAAACCATTTGGCCAAACTCTTCGGCATTTGCTGTCTCTCTTCTTGGATGAGAGAGACAGCGGGCCTCTAATCTTGACTCATATTTATCTTCTTCTTGGCATGTCCCTCCCAGTGTGGTTGTTTCCTAGATCTTGTGCTCCTAAAGGCAGCTTGTCTGGGGCAGGAGCATTGGTCCCCTACGCCGGGGTGCTAGCAGTAGGGGTAGGAGACACCATTGCCTCTGTTTTTGGCAGTACCATGGGAGAAATCAAATGGCCAGGAACAAAGAAGACCTTTGAAGGGACAATGACAGCTATTTTTGCTCAGATCATTGCTGTGGCTCTTATTCTGATCTTTGACAGCAATGTGAATCTGAACTCTAGCTATGCCTGGATTCTGGCGTCTGTGAGCTTAGTTTCCCTTTTGGAAGCTTATACTACCCAAATCGATAATCTGCTGTTGCCTCTCTACCTCCAGATAATGTTTATGGCTTAG